From the Urocitellus parryii isolate mUroPar1 unplaced genomic scaffold, mUroPar1.hap1 Scaffold_62, whole genome shotgun sequence genome, the window GTCAGTACTGGGCATACCGCAGGTGGGAAGCCATTTCATAACATTTCTTGTTGATCAAACCACCGTGGACACCTTCTTTGCCCATCAGCAGGACTAGCGTCTTGGCAGTCATGGTGACAGTGACATTGAAGGTGGGGGCTCCACCGGTGCTCTTGGTACGAAGATCCATGGTAAATTCCCCATCCTGCAGCAGTGAGTCCCGGATCACAGAACATTTCTGGCCCCCAAGTGTCAGCCCATTCACGAAAAAACTTGACCGGTCTTTGCCAACCAGGACACCAACCTCAGCTGGCGTAATGTTGACGAAGGTTTTCCAGGGGACGGCGGCCCAGACGGAGGGCGAGTCCTTGTAGCCCACGATGGCCGCGACCTGACAGGTCCCGTCTGCCATAAGGTTGTCGATGTAGGCGTTCCACCCGGCCATGGCGCTGCTGCTGGGACTGCTCTCGGAGCTGCTGCTGGGGCCGCGGGCTGGGCTCGGGCTGCCTCGGACTGGCGGGCGGGG encodes:
- the LOC144252881 gene encoding profilin-1-like, coding for MKNVRGSPSPARGPSSSSESSPSSSAMAGWNAYIDNLMADGTCQVAAIVGYKDSPSVWAAVPWKTFVNITPAEVGVLVGKDRSSFFVNGLTLGGQKCSVIRDSLLQDGEFTMDLRTKSTGGAPTFNVTVTMTAKTLVLLMGKEGVHGGLINKKCYEMASHLRYAQY